GCCCTAAACCACTTTTATTGTATCTCTGCAATGTGATAatttgaaaaacaataaaacatttgaatctAAAAATATCTAGAAGaatccagcaggagagagcaaactaccctggacccagctgtgtctccatgaagagtgaccagtcTATGAAACAACCTTTAAGGTTTCAGTCTATTCTTCAAAGGTAATGATCTGTCCGAAAATTAAATACATCAGCCAAACATCCTAGAGTCCTGAATCAcagatggttgttgttgttttttacctaGAAGAGAACGGCTTTGTACATTCAGAGCTTTAAAAAACTTGACATTCAGCCAAACATTCATTAACCCAGTGGCTCACAAACGGTATGATTTCTTCTCCTTTTCATGAAGAAGGTCTTAAACAAGGAGATCAATTATCAGCCTTTCTTAAGATCGCTGGCTGTGGCTATCTGTAAGGATGACAATGTACCAGGTATTAAAGTGGGCAATACGAGACATAAGGGAATGTTTTCGTGATTATTGTATTGCCCTACTCTCTAAATGAATTCATCAAATAGGATGCAAAGTAAACTGGTCCAAATCTGAATCCTTCCATCGTCACCCTTTAACCCGAAAATTCCTTTCCAAACCAAGCCAAAGAATGGCTTCAGATATCTTGTGTTCCCTCCTCACCCGTCAGATCTAGTGAAAGTAGAACTGCCAAAAGAAAGAGTTTAAACCAGACCAACAGACCTGGAACTGTGATCACCAGGAAATCCCTTGTGGGGGAAAGCTAACATTATTAATGACCGTTATGCATCATCCATCAGGCGTATGGTCCAATAGTCTCAGCCTCCAGACAGAAACCTCTTTTATATAGTACTGCAAGTACCCTCAGTAGACCCTCCTCTTAGAGAACTGGGATGTTAACACCCTCtagccttgccttgccttgcctaaatcAAATAGTACAGACTATTTATATTTAGACATCCTGATTGTTGAGGTTCCACCAGAAGGTTGGTACATGAGGTCATATTTTCTGGGAGAGAACAAAGTAATAATGTTCTGGAAGGCTGTTTCTACCCTACACATCTTTTAATATAACTACTCTATGCTCTTTAGCTCTTATTGAATCATTATAATGTAATAACTTACTCTGGCCACcagcttttctttctttcttctttttcataTTTTCCGTTGTTCAAATGTCTTATCTTCtatattttatgtattattGACTATTGTTTCATttcagtgggtgtgtgttttgagagTTTATTTTGGTTGAGGATGCCAGTTCCACTCAATGTCCTCTGATTATTTATGTCTGttgaaaaataactaaatatttCATTCCCAGCATCAAAACTATTAGAAGATCCCTGCAGCAGATatcagactcccctggacccagccgCGTCTCCAAGAAGAGTGACCTCTCTATGAAACAAACTGTTAGGTGTGGAGACGGAAATCAGTCTACTGAGCAAAGGTAAATATGTGTCAGATTATAAAATACATCAGCCAAACATCCAAGACGCCTGAATCACAGATGTGGATCATTACAGTTGTTGTTTATCTAAAAGAGAAGGGCTTCATTTATTTACAGCTTTACAACACATTTGATTCAGCCCAACATTTATTAACCCAGTGTATCACAAACTGTATGATCTCTTCTCCTTTTCATGAAGAAGGTCTTAAACAAGGAGATCCATAATCATCCTTTCTTGTTAAGATCGCTGGCTGTAGCTATCTGTAAGCATCACAATATAGCTGGTATTAAAGTGGGCAATATAAAAAGAGGGAATGTTATTTGCAGATGATCTCCTTCAGCTAGTCTCAGAACCCTCCCGTACACTCTTATCTCATCTTAAATTCTCCTCATTTTCAGGATGTAAAGTAAACTGGTCCAAATCTGAAGCCTTCCATCGTCATCCTCTTACCCAaaagcacttttcaaaccaagCCAAAGAATGGCTTCAGATATCGTGTCTGAATGTTCCCTCCTCACCTGGAATAGtttaaaacagacagacagacctgtaACCGTGGTCACCAGGACATCCCTTGTGGGGGACAGCTAACATTATTAATGACCGTTATGCATCATCCATCAGGCGTATGGTCTAATAGCCTCAGCCACCAGACAGGAACCTCTGTGGTTTAGTATTGAAAATACCCTAAGTAGACCCTCCCCATAGTGAACGTGGATGTTATGACCCTCTGGTCTAGGGGATAGAGGAGGCAACATAAAGCTAGCTAAAATAGTACAGACACAGGGTTACACAATAAACAAAGGGTTTATTGCAAACATATCTCGCCTGAAATAGGTCAGGTGTTCACCATCAGGGTGAGCCCGGGCCAAAATAAGAAAATGAGACTTacctaaaaaaataatcttaCAGCTCAAAAGAAATACAGTAGGTAAGCCTAGCTCCCTAGCTCAACTAAAACAGGAGTCAAAGGGGCACCAACAGAAAGCCCCCTAGCAGCTTCCTACAGACCGGGCCGAAGCTTAAACAGCCTTAAACCCAGAAAGCCAAACAAGGCAACGGGTAGAAACACAGAATGAAGCAGAATAAGTGACCAACGGCCACAGGGGCTGCGAACCACAGACAGCTAGCAGCAGGGACACAAGAGCGCCTGGGAGCATCAGGCACCAGCTTGATAGAGGGTTAGAGAGGCCCCAGGTGGAGCCGCCGAGGCCCTTCAGCAGGCGGTCTGCTCTCTCAGTGGGCCAGCTGAGGCCACAGTGTTCCACTATTTAAACCAAAACATATGGACCTGGACACAAAGCATCCAAATACTAGACATCATTTACTATTCAACTATTGAGGTTCTTTGAATGTACTTAAACCGCGTGGGAAGATGAGGGTGACCTCAGGGTGACCTTTCAGGACGCTGAGTCGCTGAGAATTCTTAGTTGACTTCAAGTTGACTCTGAACAGGACTGATCCAGTTTAAAACTGTAAATCATGTCTACTGGACTGGTCCAAGCTGGATAGAGCAGGTTGTTGGACACCCTGATTGTTGAGGTCCCACCAGAACGTTGGTACATTAGCTCATATCTTCTGGGAGAGCCCTCAAGTGCAAAAGTTCTGGGAGGCTGTTTCTACCCTCACCAGAACCCTCCTGGGTAAGGAgagtccctcctccaccagactGTCGGAGGACCCCTCAACACTTTACCATCTAGAAGCCAAGTAGCAGGTTGATGAACCACTGCTCATGTTGGGCTGTAAACTACTAGTCAGGGAGTGGAGAGCTGTGTCTGCAGCCCAGCCTCTACATGGAACACTTCCTTAGGCCAGCTGGCCGCCTGAGAACCCTTCTCTTCTAGACCGCTCCATGGATCGGAGAGTagaatatatttacatattaacACAGCTAGAAGGACGTTTCCAGATCATGAATCCATTATTTTCAGCGTTTAGCTTTAGATATGACTACTTTATGCCGTAAACCACTTTTATTGTGTCTCTATGAAGTAACAACTTGAAAAGTAATACAACTTTTGCTGCTTTCCCTCCAGAAAGCTTtcaacagacgatgaaaacagaccagttAATTGTTATCAGACATTACAGATCAGATGCAACAAGTCTAAGTAAATAGTTGAGAACCTTCAAACTCTGTTGATTCAGTGTTGTCTCTCAAGCATTCACAACCAATAATCTGAGCAGATTTCTAACTGACTGTGGCTGTCCATCTCAGAGTTTAGCCGTGAAAACCATGAAACCATCCTTAGCCTgagtagaggtgtgtgtgttgcagcaggagagagcagactcccctaggaccagctgtgtctccttggaGAGCGACTGGTCTATGGGAAAAACTGTTAGGTTTCAGAATATTAAATACATCAGCCAAACATCAGAGAGTCCTGAATCAcagatggttgttgttgtttatctaaaagagtccagcaggatcCAGCAGccgactcccctggacccatcTGGGTCATCTCTCTATACTTCAAATCCGAAAGTCCGAGCAGGGTTTATAGTGAGGTTcatgctctttgtgtgtgtgtgtgtgtgtgtgtgtgtgtgtgtgtgtgtgtgtgtgtgtgtgtgtgtgtgtgtgtgtgtgtgtgtgtgtgtgtgtgtgtgtgtgtgtgtgtgtgtgtgtgtgtgtgtgtgtctgtgtctgtgttctccacagaaaacacCAGAGGaagtcaaaggttaccagtggtccgtctgtacagcagcagcacacaGAGTTGaaggtgtgtgaatgtataaGACTGAGTTCAGTCTTGAATGACATGTTCACAACATCTCTCCTGGAGCCAACAGTCTCCAGGCTTCCGTCTTTAGAATAGCAGTGAATCCAGGACAGACggttctgatgtcctcagttagttcagagtaaagtttgCATTGATGTTTGTACTGTTCCAGCGGATcaaggagaacgcacacgcttttctagacaaggagatggagaagctCTGGCGGGTTCTCTTCCCGGAtgacccacaatgctcagagagtcagggggaggaagaggaggtggatggtGAGGAAGACAAGCAGAGGAAGTGCGCCAGAGAGGGAGTGGTTGACATCACACTGCTCTGCATGAAGCAGTTGAAGctggaggaactggccgacacgTTGTGGAGCAGTAAGATTAAGAATATACTCTTATTTTAAAACAACATAGCTGCATTACGGAGGCGTAATGCATTCACTTGAGAGAATAAATTCTGCTGTTTTTCTGAAATAACAAGATACCAAAAATAATTTCTTGTTACCTTAAGAACTCTATTTCATATAGGCAAACATGTCCCACCTGTTAAATTTAATCCAGTTTTAATTTGGTGAAGACTGAGATGTAGGGAGAAATTATTTTACtatcaatatattattataacggatccgattttttttttcttatatatattttttttatgataatttttttttaacagatcAGTAGGATACTTATACAAAAAGAGTAGTACTATTTTGATGTATATTTTATTCTGTTTCATCTAATATAGAAAAAGTAGCTGATGAGTGCCAACGTAAAATCAAGTCTCATCTGAAGAAGAagacccagtgtgtgtttgagggaatcgtaAAAGCAGGAGAGTCAAGACCTCTGAATgagatctacacagagctctacATCACAGAGAGAGTTAGTGgcgaggtcaacaaggaacatgaggtcagactgattgaagcagcttccaggaaaccagcaaagcaggaaacaccaatcagatgtgaagacatctttaaacccttacctggaaaacatcaaccaatcaggacaataatgacaactggagtggccggcattggtaaaaccatcttaacacacaagtttaCTCTTGACTGGGCTGAGGGCAAAACCAACCACAATATAGACTTCACATTTCtcttcactttcagagagcttaATTTACTGAGAGATAAAAactttagcttggtggaacttcttcaacacttttatattaatattaaagaAGCAGCAATCTGCAGATTTGACCGGTTcaaagttgtcttcatcttggatggtctggatgagtgtcgacttcctctagacttccagaacaacccgatctgtaatgatgtcacaaagtccacctcggtggacgcgctgctgacaaacctcatcatgGGCAATCTGCTTCCCgacgctcgcatctggataaccacacgccctgcggcagccaatcagatccctgctgagtgtgttgaaatggtgacagaggtgagagggttcaccgacccacagaaggaggagtacttcaggaagagattcagagacgaGACACTGGCCAGctcaatcatctcccacgtcaagaaatcacgaagcctccacatcatgtgtcacatcccggtcttctgttggatcactgctacagttctggaagACTTCTTCAAAACAACCCAGGGTGAAGAAGAGAAGCCCAAGAccatgactcagatgtacagccacttcctgagggttcagtccatacagggggacaggaagtatcgtgggagagctgaaacagatcatccctggagttcagagagcaagGAGATCATTgattctctgggaaaactggcttttaaccagctggagaaaggcaacctgatcttctacgaggcagacctggcagagtgtggcatcgatatca
Above is a window of Gadus morhua chromosome 15, gadMor3.0, whole genome shotgun sequence DNA encoding:
- the LOC115560352 gene encoding protein NLRC3-like, which produces MEKLWRVLFPDDPQCSESQGEEEEVDGEEDKQRKCAREGVVDITLLCMKQLKLEELADTLWSKKVADECQRKIKSHLKKKTQCVFEGIVKAGESRPLNEIYTELYITERVSGEVNKEHEVRLIEAASRKPAKQETPIRCEDIFKPLPGKHQPIRTIMTTGVAGIGKTILTHKFTLDWAEGKTNHNIDFTFLFTFRELNLLRDKNFSLVELLQHFYINIKEAAICRFDRFKVVFILDGLDECRLPLDFQNNPICNDVTKSTSVDALLTNLIMGNLLPDARIWITTRPAAANQIPAECVEMVTEVRGFTDPQKEEYFRKRFRDETLASSIISHVKKSRSLHIMCHIPVFCWITATVLEDFFKTTQGEEEKPKTMTQMYSHFLRVQSIQGDRKYRGRAETDHPWSSESKEIIDSLGKLAFNQLEKGNLIFYEADLAECGIDIRAASVYSGLFTQIFKKECGLYQNKMFSFVHLSVQEFLAALYVFWSFIKDGGNLLSEEPPTIRGDELLLYQSAVDKAIQSENGHLDLFLRFLLGLSLETNQNVLRGLLGATGSSPQTNQKTGSYINKKISGDLSPERTINLFYCLNELNDCTLVEEIKPCLTSGSLSRESLSPAQLSAVVFILLSSEAELDVFDLKKYSASEEGLLRLLPVVKASKTSLLNGCNLSERCCEALASVLSSNSSSLRELQEGFASLASALSSNPSHLRELDLSYNQPGDPRSTLLPAGLEVPCWSLKTLSVEHGGVSRMKPALKKCKCL